From the genome of Mugil cephalus isolate CIBA_MC_2020 chromosome 2, CIBA_Mcephalus_1.1, whole genome shotgun sequence, one region includes:
- the acox1 gene encoding peroxisomal acyl-coenzyme A oxidase 1 isoform X3: MALLTQRRSTSIRSTHLRGLETTATYDPATQEFVLNSPTVSSIKWWPGGLGKTSNYAIVLAQLYSLGNCRGLHAFIVPIRDMNTHEPLPGIVVGDIGPKFGFNEVDNGFLKLENVRIPRENMLMKYAKVDPDGTYVKPPSAKLTYGTMVFIRSMIVGESARALMKSCTIAIRYSAVRHQSEIRPGEPEPQILDYQTQQYKLFPLLSMAYAFTFVGQYMHQTYHRITADINQGDFSELPELHALSAGLKAFTTWETNSAIEVCRMSCGGHGYSRSSALPDIYVEFTPTCTYEGENTVMMLQTARYLVKSYRQAKAGQQLSGIVSYLNEAGDRRLQPQPVAARPTVVDINDLTSLVEVYKLRAAILVELAAKSIQQELQRRKSQEDAWNNSSIDLVRASDAHCHYVVVKLFTDKLGEVGDTAIHSVLSDLALLYAQNGITKNSGDFLQAGLLSVPQVLQISVRIKELLSKLRRNAVALVDAFDVHDKKLNSVLGRYDGNVYEHMFEWARRSPLNNTQVHESFHKYLKPLRSKL, from the exons TTGGAAAGACCTCCAACTATGCCATAGTTTTAGCGCAGCTTTATAGCCTCGGAAATTGCCGTGGTCTGCACGCTTTCATCGTACCCATCCGCgacatgaacacacatgaacCCCTGCCAG GCATTGTAGTTGGAGATATTGGCCCCAAGTTTGGCTTTAATGAAGTTGACAATGGCTTCCTGAAATTAGAGAATGTGCGAATTCCACGGGAGAACATGCTGATGAAATACGCAAAG GTGGACCCAGATGGAACCTATGTGAAGCCACCAAGTGCCAAGCTGACCTACGGGACCATGGTGTTCATCCGCTCCATGATTGTTGGCGAGTCAGCTCGGGCCTTAATGAAGTCCTGCACCATCGCCATCCGCTACAGTGCTGTTCGTCACCAGTCTGAAATCCGACCTGG AGAACCAGAACCTCAGATTCTTGACTATCAGACACAGCAGTACAAGCTGTTCCCTCTGCTGTCTATGGCCTATGCCTTCACATTTGTTGGCCAGTATATGCATCAGACCTACCACCGCATCACAGCAGACATCAACCAGGGGGACTTCAGTGAGCTGCCCGAG CTCCATGCCCTGTCTGCGGGACTGAAAGCCTTCACCACGTGGGAGACCAACTCTGCCATCGAAGTGTGTCGCATGTCATGCGGGGGCCACGGTTACTCTCGAAGCAGTGCCTTGCCAGACATTTATGTCGAGTTCACCCCAACCTGCACCTACGAGGGAGAGAACACAGTCATGATGCTGCAGACTGCAAG GTACTTGGTGAAGAGCTACCGGCAGGCTAAGGCAGGCCAGCAGCTGAGTGGCATCGTGTCGTACCTGAATGAAGCAGGAGATCGGAGGTTGCAACCACAGCCTGTAGCTGCCAGACCAACAGTGGTTGATATTAATGACCTGACCAGCTTGGTGGAGGTCTACAAACTCCGAGCGGCCAT cCTAGTAGAGCTGGCAGCAAAGAGCATCcagcaggagctgcagcgcAGGAAGAGCCAGGAGGACGCCTGGAACAACAGCTCTATCGATCTGGTCAGAGCCTCCGAT GCCCACTGTCACTATGTTGTAGTGAAGCTCTTTACTGATAAGCTGGGAGAGGTTGGTGACACAGCGATACACTCAGTACTGTCAGACCTGGCTCTGCTCTACGCCCAGAATGGCATCACAAAGAACTCTGGAGACTTCCTACAG GCTGGACTTCTGAGCGTGCCTCAGGTGCTGCAGATTTCTGTTCGCATCAAGGAGCTGCTGTCTAAGCTGAGGCGAAACGCCGTGGCACTAGTTGATGCCTTTGATGTCCACGACAAGAAGCTGAATTCAGTCCTGGGACGATATGATGGGAACGTATACGAACACATGTTTGAGTGGGCTCGCCGCTCTCCTCTCAACAACACACAG GTGCACGAATCCTTCCACAAGTACCTGAAGCCTCTGCGGTCCAAACTGTGA